The proteins below are encoded in one region of Tursiops truncatus isolate mTurTru1 chromosome 12, mTurTru1.mat.Y, whole genome shotgun sequence:
- the GJB7 gene encoding gap junction beta-7 protein — MSWTFLRDLLSGVNKYSTGIGRIWLAVTFIFRLLVYMVAAEHVWKDEQKEFECNVRQPGCENVCFDYFFPISQVRLWALQLIVVSTPSLLVVLHVAYREGREKRHRKKLYVSPGTMDGGLWYTYPISLIVKTGFEIGFLVLFYKLYGGFSVPYFMKCDLKPCPNTVDCFVSKPTEKTIFTLFLVITSCLCVVLNFTELSFLVLKCFVKCCLQKYSKKLKSSVCECHNLRYVKYGEMGAPPLLQKHHLDSAMSTAQGGETKVLCGTQEA; from the coding sequence ATGAGTTGGACGTTCCTCAGAGACCTCCTGAGTGGAGTAAATAAATACTCCACTGGGATCGGGCGGATCTGGCTGGCGGTCACGTTCATCTTCCGTTTGCTGGTCTACATGGTGGCGGCAGAGCATGTATGGAAAGATGAGCAGAAAGAGTTTGAGTGCAACGTTAGACAGCCTGGTTGTGAAAATGTGTGTTTTGACTACTTCTTCCCCATCTCCCAGGTCAGACTTTGGGCCTTACAACTGATCGTGGTCTCCACGCCTTCACTTCTGGTGGTTCTACATGTAGCCTATCGTGAGGGTAGAGAGAAAAGGCACAGGAAGAAACTCTATGTCAGCCCAGGAACCATGGATGGGGGCCTGTGGTACACTTACCCGATCAGCCTCATTGTTAAAACTGGTTTTGAAATTGGCTTCCTGGTTTTATTTTACAAGCTCTATGGTGGCTTTAGTGTTCCCTATTTTATGAAGTGTGATTTGAAGCCTTGTCCCAACACTGTGGACTGCTTCGTCTCCAAACCCACGGAGAAAACGATCTTCACCCTCTTCTTGGTCATTACCTCATGCCTGTGCGTTGTGCTGAATTTCACTGAACTGAGTTTTTTGGTCCTCAAGTGTTTTGTTAAGTGCTGTCTCCAAAAATACTCTAAAAAACTCAAGTCCTCAGTGTGTGAGTGCCACAACCTCAGATATGTTAAATATGGTGAGATGGGGGCCCCTCCCTTGCTCCAGAAGCACCACTTAGACTCAGCCATGAGCACAGCCCAGGGAGGGGAAACAAAGGTACTCTGTGGCACACAAGAGGCTTAA